The segment AGCTAATGGGATAGCTGCAGGTTATAGTCTAATCCAGGGGGTGAGGTGTGTGGTGAGCATGATTAAAGGGACTGTTCTCTTCAACAAGGCCTGGGCTTGGGTAATCTTCTCATGTGATCAGGTATGTTGTAAATTCTTTGGGCCAGAGCCTCTTCACATACATTGGCAGGCATTTGTTGTTAGGCTTGTGCTGTTGATAATTGTGCTTTTGTTTGTGGTGCACATGAATGCACATACCTAGGTTGTTAGAGGGTGCTGTAGCGTTTGGATTTCTAAGCACCAATAGCTAAGCATAGATGGCCCATATTCTCATAATTTTTGCCTACATTTAAGCACCGCGTCTACATGCCAACTTATCTTTGTAAAGGGCATCCCAGTGCACGAAGCTACCATGTAGCCTTGGAGGGTCAGATGTTTGCAACCTTATCCATGTACGCAGGCTGTTTCTTGGTTTCAAACTCATTACACCCAAGTCATAATGCAGCAACCTTATCATTCCACCAAGACCCGCACTTCCAACCGACCTTCATTGTAGGTCTTATTCCAACCAAACTTATGCAAGTTCTGGTCAGGAGTTTGGCACTAAAATGGTTGATTCGGCTTATAAGCTGCAGGTAGAAATATTTTACTAACTTGGATGTATAACAAAAATTAAAGATGCTTACTCTATGTAAGTGGAAATAAACATGACGCATGATGGTAGCTGTTTAGTTGATCAAAAGAATGCATATCGCTTCAATAATTTTGCATTGGTTATGTGTGATAGAGGAGCTCCATTACAGATGCAACTGCAATTAAATTGGATTGATTCTGAGCACCAGAATAAAGTGACTAAAGATAACCTAATCTCGAGCCATTTCCGGTTAGTTCATGTTTTAATTCAAAAGTTATAGAGCCATCTGATATTCCTGATAAGCTAAATGACCTAGGGGACAGGGGGAAGACCAAATCAAGCATATCTGAAGCCCACAAACGTGATCATAATAGATAACCTATTATAGTTAGATGGAAACTGACCCACAAATACATTGGCATTTCTGGACTAGACTAACATAGATTACCTTTTCTGTGCAAAGGAAAAGACAAAGTTTATGCAGATCATTAATAGCATAAACATTAGCTTCAAGATGCATGCTAGAAGTTTGATATGTTTCCAACAAAAATATGAGAAGCATAGGCAACATAAAAGTTCCATATGCACTTGAAATCCAAACATATGGTGTCAAGTCCTAGTCTTTTTCCGCCTTCTGTTGCCCTGTTGCGTAGCAAATATTAATTGCATCTCTCGTGATCATCATAACGAACAAATCCAAGTTGACATCATAAAAGGCCCCAGTGTAGCGTGGACCTTTCTTCATTGCTTGCATTACAACACCCAAGTCTATGCCAATCCCATAACTTGTTAGTTTATGGTGAAAGTGATATGGATAATATCCGTCCAATTTGTTTGTATCTAAATCAATCCGGATATGGACAGAAAATTTGAGAAttcgactaatatccatatccgttaaaaaaaatggatatgaatatggatatggagAGACAATTATccgatccgtatccgaatatTCGAATCTATCTGTaaccctatataattttatatcgcatttattaatttttaagaaaaatatataattgtATAagtatattattaacttgatttatcatctttttgtaatatctttgattctgtagtcataaagtttGATTATTCAATTTATATCTGTAATAATATTCGTACTTTTGGTATTTGAATTATATCTGTAtctgtttaaaacaaatatggatatgaatttttgtatcCAAATAATATCCGTATCTGTATTTGTATTCGTTGGAAAGAAAACAAATATGAATATGCTGGTATTTGATACGTATCCGATCTGATTTTAGCCCTACTTATTAGCCACATATTGGTGGACTGCCTGTTTTGTGTGGTGAGTAAACAGCATGTACCATGCAAATGCTAGTTGGTAGTGTGTGGTTGGACCTTGCAAAGGCCTTCTTGATGCTTATGGAAATGCACTTGATCTGAGATTCACATGCCTAACATTGCCCTCTTGCTTTTATTATGGTTCATTGGCATCATGCTACCTTGTGACACTGTTGTTATTGTATTATGCCTTGTACCCAGATTCTAGAGAACTTGTCAATTCTACCTGCAATCTAGTTATATTTCAAGTGCATTCAAACTTCAAATGTGAGTGGTGAAACATATTCTTGATGCTATTGATTGAAGGTGCTACCGTATATCAGTTCCTTCTTAGAACGTGTACTAAGTGTAGATGGTTGGAATACATCAAGCTACAATGTAGTCTGGCACTTCTGCATTTATTATGGTTCTCTGGCCTCATATTACAATTGTTATTGCTTCCTGCCATATAGCCTGAACTACAATCTGTTGAAAAATGGTGGAAGAAATAGACAGGATTTTCTTAGTCATGGGTGGACTAATCCTTGAACTTTATGATTGGAAGTGTTTCACAGAAATAAGTTCATATGATGTAGGCTTAGTTAATGACATAGCATGTACTGATAGCTTGTAAGAAGTGGCTATGTTTTATATACTGGCAAAACATATTAGTGCATTGGGAAATGTAACTTATTAGCTGGCATTTCTGTTTGATAAACTTGGATTAGTTTCTATTTGAACTTCATTCATGGTACTAGTTCATAGATTAGTAAACTCTAATGACAAGTGATCACCAGTCATGAAATAGGCTTCTAACAGAGTTTATCTCATTTCTATCAATGGAAGTCCCATCACCCTTGATGTATTATAAACCTGCCAACAAGCATTTGGTCAGCAGTAGATATTCTAAGTACTTTTTTCCTTTTTAACAAGTTTCCAGCCATGCTCATATTTCATAGCAATATGTTGAAACTTTCTAATAGTCATGTAATTAAAATGCAGATTCAAGAAAAGAAATACATGGTATTATAAATGTTATCATACTTTATGAACATAGTAAGACATGAAGACACCCAGAACAAAAAATCAAACTTCTACAATTTGCACAAAAGTTTGTTGATGATATACAAAACCACATACTTGGCAATCAGGATAATAACTCATGACTCTGTCATCAAGCTACATAAAcacaatataaaataatttaaatgttAAATCATGTCGGTATCAAACGATGTGATTCATATGGTAAGGGAAGTTAGGCCATATAATATTTATAGCCAATATTTGAATCCCACTAATATTAATAGCCATGAAAATTTAAGAGATCAGAATTCATCAAAAATCTCTGATCAATATAAACAgagaaagttacaaatagtttggCTTCTAATCTTTCTCTGCATTATACCTTGTTTCAGGTGCACTATATAACTCCTCCATCTATCAACCTGTAATATTGCTCAAAAAAGAAGCTGACCATAGTATTGAGCATTGTGTATGGGCTGACAAATTCATTATCCACCCACTTGTTTTGTATAGTAGTGCATTATGATCTTTCTAGCGCTGGTTTTTCATTCTTTATCTTCTAGTTGTAGCCATAAAGTCAATCTAGCCTTCTGTTTCAATGGTGGGATTCCTGATAATAGTGGAATAACTGGAGGACTAATTATTACCTTTAAATTGTTAAAATTAGTGCTGGAAATAGGAAGGATAGGAAAAGATACGGAAATGGAACAGGAACTAGATTTTCCTTTGGTGGAATATGGACAAGGCCCTCAAATAAAGACAGCAGTTTTCTGCATTATAGATATAAGTGGGCTACTAGAAACCTTGTTCCCAGGACACATTGCCCAATTGATAACCCTACTTGACACTGACCAATTATCACGCAGAAGACCCAaccaaaatatgtaaaattaaaagaagaaaacAAGACTTGGAAACATAATATTAGAGGATTTGTAAGCAcctgagtgagagagagaggattCTGTATGTGTCCTCTCTCACATAATACAGCCTTTTTTATAGAAGGGTTGTGATCATGTGATCGTTCGATATCGAACAGTCGCCAAATTAAAAGAAGTGATCATTCAACCAATAGACACTTtcagataataaaaataattttaaaaataaataacaccAAGAAAAGTAGAGTTGAAAAAGCCAGTCGCTGCATGGTTAAAAGTCAAACAGTCAAAATACCTCTATCTATTTCTTAGTGTCATCGATTGAAGGTGATTTGCGAGTATGTGTTAGTTCTGCTTAGAATGTGTACTAATTGTAGATGATTGTAATGCATCAAGCTACAATGTGTAGTCTGGTGACATGGAGCTGGTCAGTTCTTACTATGGTGCCTCTGtaggtgatggcatatgtgacgCTAGCTGCAGTGGGTGCAGCAGCACAATCAGCGGTGCTTGGGGAGTTTGGACAGTCCGAGCTGCAATGGATGAAGATATGCAATCTCTATGGGAAGTTCTGTACCCAGGTTGGGGAGGGACTTGTGAGCTCATTTGTGGTTAGCCTTAGCATGGTCAGCCTCTCCGGTCTGTCTGCCTTCAACCTCTTTCGCTTGTATGGAAACAACAAAGGGAAGTGCAGCGGCAGTTGGTAGGTAGTTTCACTGGCTGCCCAAAATTTGGCATCAATAATAGTATCCTGCAAATCCTTTACCTTGTGCTGGTAAAGTGGTTAGCCTTTAAGAGTGAATGTGGGCTTTGTAAAATATGTGTGTAATAAATGAAAAGCATGATTCGAGATGCTATGTACTTTGGGGAGTAAAAATGCAATAAAGAACTCATCCAGTTCGTTTGGACCTCCAAGATATTGCCTTGATGATTCTCTGCGGCATGTTTGGAATTGGTTATAAGGTCTTCCTCCAACATGAAATTAAGGAGGAAATAACAAAATGAAGCAATTATGGTTTTCATGTAAAAGGTTGTCCGTAAACCATTTCTGTCTTTTTGTTGGGCTTATTATTTGTATTTTGGGTAGGCTCGCGTGAAGTAGTCTATACCGTACTAATAGGTGTTAGATATACATCTTGTAATACTAAGGCATATGTTTTCGAGTAGCAGCCTACGACGAGAAAGAACATTTCGAGTAGCAGCCTACGACGAGAAAGAacataagaaaagaaaaggaggaaaaaaaaaaagaaaaagaaaggtagGGTGTTAAGTTTTTATATACAACAAAGGTTTTTTATACAAGGATCTTTCTCCATTGGAGTTCGAGATGCAATGGCTTGATTTTCTTTATTCATCACATCCACGGGTGTTTGATGTTTTTGAAAAGTTAGAATTTTTCTCTTGGAGGGTGTGTATAAACTCTATAAATTGAAAGTttgttaatcttttttttttgttttaatagatttttttatGCTCTTGTATTATCCTGCTGCTATAGATCTTTTGCACTCTTTATATCATTAATTAGTGGATTCTTACTTGGTACCTT is part of the Elaeis guineensis isolate ETL-2024a chromosome 15, EG11, whole genome shotgun sequence genome and harbors:
- the LOC105035512 gene encoding CASP-like protein 2B1 is translated as MRPEVGVRPGNVPVYYGGGHLKAVERRVKVAEVVLRWVIFGLGVLGAALVSSDTQVREIFSLEKKAKFTDMKALVFLVIANGIAAGYSLIQGVRCVVSMIKGTVLFNKAWAWVIFSCDQVMAYVTLAAVGAAAQSAVLGEFGQSELQWMKICNLYGKFCTQVGEGLVSSFVVSLSMVSLSGLSAFNLFRLYGNNKGKCSGSW